A window of Mucilaginibacter sp. PAMC 26640 contains these coding sequences:
- a CDS encoding RNA-binding protein yields the protein MPEKEKLRIDKYLWAIRMFKTRTLASDACKAGRVKLNGTNIKPAHEVRVGETYQISKGPDRKIIMVGGLLENRVDAKTAVNFYQDLTPVEQTVAFKSMFHAPLLKRDRGTGRPTKRDRRETDDLKDNLFDKPEEERKDE from the coding sequence ATGCCTGAAAAAGAAAAATTAAGAATCGATAAATATTTGTGGGCCATCCGCATGTTTAAAACGCGTACACTGGCTTCTGATGCCTGCAAGGCTGGCCGTGTAAAATTAAATGGCACCAATATCAAACCGGCCCACGAGGTGCGCGTTGGCGAAACCTACCAGATCTCCAAAGGGCCAGATCGGAAGATCATTATGGTAGGCGGTTTATTAGAGAACAGGGTAGATGCCAAAACTGCCGTAAACTTTTACCAGGACCTTACCCCGGTAGAGCAAACGGTGGCCTTTAAATCGATGTTCCATGCGCCGCTGTTAAAACGTGACCGCGGCACCGGCCGCCCCACTAAACGCGATCGCCGCGAAACAGATGACCTGAAGGATAATTTGTTTGATAAACCGGAAGAGGAGCGTAAAGATGAATAA
- a CDS encoding Vi polysaccharide biosynthesis protein VipA/TviB, with the protein MKDSYQASEFKIAVIGLGYVGLPLAIEFAKKYNVLGFDTDEQRVLELSLGTDRTQEANADDLQTVMKHSATAGLKISADVEELNNCNTYIVTVPTPIDQFKAPDLGPLLKASEMLGTVLKPGDLVIYESTVYPGCTEEDCIPVLEQASGLKFNEDFFAGYSPERINPGDKINTLTKIKKVTSGSTPEVAQRVDDLYASIIEAGTHKAPSIRVAEASKAIENAQRDVNISFVNELALIFDRMGIDTNDVLEAAATKWNFLKYKPGLVGGHCIGVDPYYLAHKAESLGYQPQVILSGRRVNDIMGEFVAGKVIKLLIAKGHDISQANALMLGITFKENCSDVRNSKVVDICTELKAFGINVDVYDPWADPEKVKQVYDIEMIPAIEKQYDAIILAVAHREFLEIDFTTITNGSGSVIYDTKAFLNRDIVDARL; encoded by the coding sequence ATGAAAGACAGCTACCAGGCTTCAGAATTTAAAATAGCGGTAATAGGTTTGGGCTACGTGGGCCTGCCGCTGGCTATTGAGTTCGCCAAAAAATATAATGTATTAGGTTTCGATACCGATGAACAGCGTGTGCTGGAGCTGAGCCTTGGAACCGACCGTACCCAGGAAGCCAACGCGGATGATCTGCAAACGGTAATGAAACATTCCGCTACCGCCGGGTTGAAGATCTCGGCTGATGTGGAGGAACTGAACAATTGTAATACCTATATTGTAACTGTACCAACACCTATCGATCAGTTCAAAGCACCTGATCTGGGTCCGCTTTTAAAGGCATCGGAAATGTTAGGTACTGTTTTAAAACCCGGCGACCTGGTGATCTACGAATCTACCGTGTACCCGGGCTGTACCGAAGAAGATTGCATCCCGGTATTGGAACAGGCATCCGGACTGAAATTTAACGAAGACTTTTTTGCCGGCTATTCACCTGAGCGGATCAATCCAGGCGATAAGATCAATACCCTTACCAAAATTAAAAAGGTGACCAGCGGCTCTACCCCGGAGGTTGCGCAACGGGTGGATGACCTGTACGCATCTATTATAGAAGCGGGCACTCATAAAGCGCCGAGCATCAGGGTGGCCGAAGCGTCAAAAGCGATTGAAAATGCCCAGCGTGATGTAAATATCTCGTTCGTAAACGAACTGGCGCTGATCTTTGACCGGATGGGTATCGATACCAATGATGTTTTGGAAGCGGCTGCTACCAAATGGAACTTTTTGAAATATAAACCCGGCCTGGTTGGCGGCCATTGCATCGGGGTAGATCCCTACTACCTGGCCCATAAGGCCGAGTCTTTAGGTTACCAGCCTCAGGTGATCCTTTCCGGGCGCAGGGTAAATGATATTATGGGCGAATTTGTGGCAGGCAAGGTCATAAAGCTGCTGATTGCAAAAGGGCATGATATTTCACAGGCCAATGCGCTGATGCTTGGCATCACCTTTAAAGAAAATTGCAGCGATGTGCGCAACAGCAAGGTGGTTGACATCTGCACTGAATTGAAAGCCTTCGGTATCAACGTAGACGTATACGATCCCTGGGCTGACCCTGAAAAGGTGAAACAGGTATACGATATCGAGATGATCCCGGCGATAGAAAAGCAGTACGATGCCATCATTTTAGCAGTAGCCCACCGGGAGTTTCTGGAAATTGATTTTACGACGATCACCAACGGCAGCGGCAGCGTTATTTACGATACCAAAGCTTTTTTAAACCGGGATATCGTAGATGCCCGTTTGTAA
- a CDS encoding arabinose-5-phosphate isomerase has translation MKSIAQKVFDIEIESLQHVASMIDEQFSQAVEAILQSKGKLVVCGMGKSGHIGKKISATLTSTGTQSFFMHPAEAFHGDLGMVGENDIILILSYSGETEEVLKLVPFIKWHKNLSIAITGNPESTLAKNATYHLNVGIKQEACPLELAPTSSTTATLVMGDALAVALMTARDFSPDDFARFHPGGRLGRKLLVKVKDLMRTDNLPFLEEDATFTQLIIRMSEGKLGMVVLGTADRVVGVVTDGDLRRGLVKYNNLQQLPITTIMNGNPIIVNDNLLIYDAEALMLERKITTLLVKDAGDKVTGVYQIFNQV, from the coding sequence ATGAAGAGTATCGCCCAAAAAGTATTTGATATAGAGATTGAATCATTGCAGCATGTGGCATCTATGATAGATGAACAGTTTTCGCAGGCTGTGGAGGCTATTCTGCAATCGAAAGGAAAGCTGGTTGTTTGCGGCATGGGCAAAAGCGGGCATATCGGTAAAAAGATTTCGGCCACGCTCACCAGCACTGGTACACAAAGCTTTTTTATGCACCCTGCCGAAGCATTCCATGGCGATTTGGGCATGGTAGGGGAGAACGATATTATCCTGATCTTATCCTACTCCGGCGAAACAGAAGAAGTGCTTAAACTGGTGCCGTTTATAAAGTGGCACAAAAACCTATCAATAGCCATCACCGGCAACCCCGAATCTACATTGGCAAAAAATGCCACTTACCATTTAAATGTAGGGATTAAACAAGAGGCTTGTCCCCTGGAGCTGGCGCCAACCTCGTCTACCACGGCCACTTTGGTAATGGGGGATGCGCTTGCTGTAGCATTGATGACAGCGAGAGATTTTAGTCCCGATGATTTTGCGAGGTTCCATCCCGGTGGCCGTTTAGGCAGAAAGCTTTTAGTGAAAGTAAAAGATTTGATGCGAACCGATAACCTGCCTTTTTTGGAGGAAGATGCTACGTTTACACAGCTCATCATCCGCATGTCGGAAGGGAAACTGGGCATGGTGGTACTGGGTACGGCGGATAGGGTAGTCGGCGTAGTAACGGACGGTGACTTGCGCCGCGGGTTAGTTAAATATAATAACCTGCAGCAATTGCCAATCACCACGATCATGAACGGAAATCCCATTATTGTAAATGATAATCTGCTGATATACGATGCCGAGGCATTGATGCTGGAGCGGAAAATAACCACGTTGCTGGTAAAGGATGCCGGGGATAAAGTAACAGGTGTTTACCAGATTTTTAACCAGGTATGA
- a CDS encoding 3-deoxy-8-phosphooctulonate synthase, which translates to MALYKDITEKPFFIVGPCVMENQELLYTVADKVAEIKSKYPVTMVFKSSFDKANRTSISAYRGPGIDKGLEMLNKVKEKFGLEVTTDIHEPFQAAIAAEVVDILQIPAFLCRQTDLLVAAAQTGKVVNVKKAQFLSGQDMFYPAQKVKEAGNDQIILTERGNSFGYNNLVVDFRNIYDMKEFGYPVCMDCTHSVQRPGGAGGKTGGDRKFVPNMAHAARAFGASGYFIETHPDPDHAMSDGPNMLYLKDLEELIKSLIS; encoded by the coding sequence ATGGCATTATATAAAGACATTACCGAAAAACCTTTTTTTATTGTTGGCCCCTGTGTGATGGAGAACCAGGAGCTTTTGTATACCGTTGCCGATAAGGTGGCGGAGATTAAGAGCAAGTACCCGGTTACGATGGTTTTTAAATCATCTTTTGATAAAGCTAACCGCACCAGCATTAGCGCGTATCGCGGGCCGGGTATTGATAAAGGCCTGGAGATGCTGAACAAGGTAAAAGAGAAGTTTGGCTTGGAGGTAACTACGGATATTCATGAGCCCTTCCAGGCGGCCATAGCTGCGGAGGTGGTGGATATATTGCAGATCCCGGCATTCCTTTGCCGCCAAACCGATCTGCTGGTAGCAGCCGCGCAAACCGGGAAGGTGGTGAACGTAAAGAAAGCCCAGTTCCTTTCTGGCCAGGATATGTTTTATCCGGCGCAAAAAGTGAAAGAGGCAGGTAACGACCAGATCATCCTGACCGAACGTGGCAACTCGTTTGGTTACAACAACCTGGTGGTTGATTTCAGGAATATATATGATATGAAGGAATTCGGTTACCCGGTTTGTATGGATTGTACCCATTCGGTGCAACGCCCCGGCGGAGCAGGTGGCAAAACCGGTGGCGACCGTAAGTTTGTACCTAACATGGCTCATGCTGCGCGTGCCTTTGGTGCCAGCGGCTATTTTATAGAAACCCACCCTGATCCGGACCATGCGATGAGCGACGGCCCTAATATGCTATACCTGAAGGATCTGGAGGAATTGATTAAATCATTGATAAGTTAG
- a CDS encoding tRNA-specific adenosine deaminase, whose product MTNEQFMQMAIDLSEYNVKQGLGGPFGAVIVKDGMVVARSANKVVPSNDPTAHAEVSVIRLACQELGTFNLEGCEIYTSCEPCPMCLGAIYWARISKVYYANTKADAAAIGFDDHFIYDELELPMEQRKMPFTQLMRSDAQPAFKLWEAVENKTEY is encoded by the coding sequence ATGACGAACGAACAATTTATGCAGATGGCTATCGATCTGTCGGAATATAATGTAAAGCAGGGACTAGGCGGCCCCTTTGGTGCCGTTATTGTTAAAGATGGTATGGTGGTAGCCCGAAGTGCTAACAAGGTAGTGCCTTCTAACGACCCGACCGCACATGCCGAAGTATCGGTGATTCGACTGGCCTGCCAGGAGTTGGGTACTTTTAACCTGGAGGGGTGCGAGATCTACACCAGCTGTGAACCCTGCCCAATGTGCCTTGGTGCTATCTACTGGGCGCGGATCAGTAAAGTGTACTATGCCAATACAAAAGCCGACGCCGCAGCGATAGGCTTTGACGACCACTTTATTTATGATGAACTGGAGTTACCTATGGAGCAGCGAAAAATGCCCTTTACCCAGCTGATGCGCAGTGATGCACAACCTGCCTTTAAGCTTTGGGAAGCCGTTGAAAATAAAACGGAGTACTAA
- a CDS encoding outer membrane chaperone Skp: protein MKINASIVTKSVLALAIAAGVTACNQNKPADKPAAATATTAAAGTPEIVYINQDSIIAKYDYIKDMNKRLEDKGKAAQSDVSSRQQAIQREVAEYQKAAATMAADQRQATEQRLQKKGQEFQQYQQNAGAEVQNLQYSEQAKLYDKLIDFTKSFAKEKGYKMVLTFQKGNTNMLFGDPSLDVTTEVIKRLNEAYAKDKK, encoded by the coding sequence ATGAAAATCAACGCGTCAATCGTTACCAAATCAGTTTTAGCATTAGCCATTGCCGCTGGTGTTACTGCATGTAACCAAAACAAGCCTGCTGATAAACCAGCTGCTGCAACTGCAACAACTGCTGCTGCCGGAACCCCTGAAATAGTTTACATTAACCAGGATTCCATTATTGCTAAATACGATTACATCAAGGATATGAATAAACGCCTTGAAGATAAAGGCAAAGCTGCACAAAGTGATGTTAGTTCACGCCAGCAGGCTATTCAGCGTGAAGTTGCCGAATACCAAAAAGCTGCTGCTACCATGGCGGCAGACCAGCGCCAGGCCACAGAGCAGCGCCTGCAAAAAAAAGGACAAGAGTTTCAGCAATACCAGCAAAATGCCGGTGCTGAGGTTCAGAACCTGCAATACAGCGAACAGGCTAAATTGTATGACAAACTGATTGACTTCACAAAATCATTCGCTAAAGAAAAAGGCTACAAAATGGTATTAACTTTCCAGAAAGGTAATACTAATATGCTGTTTGGTGATCCAAGCCTTGATGTAACTACAGAAGTAATTAAAAGATTAAACGAAGCTTACGCTAAGGATAAAAAATAA
- the gyrB gene encoding DNA topoisomerase IV subunit B (negatively supercoils closed circular double-stranded DNA), whose amino-acid sequence MSEENQDKSNYSADNIQVLEGLEAVRKRPSMYIGDTGVKGLHHLVYEVVDNSIDEALAGYCDTINVTIHKGNSITVVDNGRGIPTGINTKEQKSALEIVMTVLHAGGKFDKDTYKVSGGLHGVGVSCVNALSIHLKTVVYREGKIFTQEYERGKPLFPVKEIGVSDKTGTTQTFQPDSEIFTTTTEYKFETLATRLRELAFLNKGIRLTLTDEREPNEDGTFPMEEFFSEGGLKEFVKYLDGTRVAIIPEPIYLEGVKNGIPVELALQYNDTYTENVHSYVNNINTIEGGTHVAGFRMGLTRTLKAYADKEGLLKNVKIDITGDDFREGLTAVISVKVQEPQFEGQTKTKLGNSEVSGAVNIAVGEILGNYLEENPREAKMIVQKVILAATARAAARKAREMVQRKSVMSGSGLPGKLSDCANNDPALCELYLVEGDSAGGTAKQGRNREFQAILPLRGKILNVEKAMEHKIYENEEIKNMFTGLGVSIGTAEDAKALNMAKLRYHKIVVMTDADVDGSHITTLILTFFFRYMKELIEYGYIYIASPPLYQVKKGKEFEYCWNDEQRDTAVQRLKGAGKEDSVHIQRYKGLGEMNAEQLWDTTMNPANRTLKKVSIENAAECDHTFSMLMGDEVAPRREFIEKNAKYARIDI is encoded by the coding sequence ATGAGCGAAGAAAATCAGGACAAATCGAATTATTCAGCGGATAATATACAGGTTTTAGAGGGTTTAGAGGCCGTACGTAAAAGGCCTTCGATGTACATAGGTGATACAGGCGTAAAAGGCCTTCACCACTTGGTTTACGAAGTTGTAGATAACTCCATAGATGAGGCCCTCGCCGGTTATTGCGACACCATCAACGTTACTATTCATAAGGGAAACTCCATTACGGTTGTGGATAACGGCCGCGGGATCCCCACAGGTATCAATACCAAGGAGCAAAAATCAGCCCTTGAAATTGTAATGACGGTGCTGCACGCCGGAGGTAAATTTGATAAGGATACTTACAAAGTATCGGGTGGTTTGCACGGTGTAGGGGTAAGTTGCGTAAACGCACTATCTATCCACTTGAAAACGGTAGTTTACCGCGAAGGCAAAATTTTTACGCAGGAGTACGAACGTGGTAAGCCGCTGTTCCCGGTAAAAGAAATCGGTGTATCTGACAAAACAGGTACTACCCAAACTTTCCAACCGGATTCGGAAATTTTTACGACCACTACCGAGTACAAATTTGAGACACTGGCTACCCGTTTACGTGAGCTGGCTTTCTTAAATAAAGGCATCCGATTAACACTTACAGATGAGCGCGAGCCTAACGAAGATGGTACTTTCCCGATGGAAGAATTCTTCTCTGAAGGTGGTTTAAAGGAATTTGTAAAATACCTGGATGGTACCCGTGTAGCGATCATCCCCGAGCCGATTTACCTGGAGGGTGTTAAAAACGGCATCCCCGTTGAACTTGCTTTGCAATACAATGATACCTACACCGAGAACGTGCACTCGTATGTAAACAATATTAACACCATTGAAGGCGGTACCCACGTTGCCGGTTTCAGGATGGGCCTAACCCGTACTTTAAAGGCTTATGCCGATAAGGAAGGTTTGCTGAAGAATGTGAAAATCGATATTACCGGTGACGACTTCCGTGAAGGATTGACCGCTGTTATCTCGGTAAAAGTTCAGGAGCCGCAGTTTGAAGGCCAAACCAAAACCAAACTGGGTAACAGCGAGGTGAGCGGTGCAGTTAACATTGCAGTAGGCGAAATCTTAGGCAATTACCTGGAAGAAAATCCCAGGGAGGCTAAGATGATTGTTCAGAAGGTGATCTTAGCAGCCACAGCACGCGCGGCGGCCCGTAAGGCGCGCGAGATGGTACAGCGTAAGAGCGTAATGAGTGGTTCCGGATTACCGGGCAAGCTATCTGATTGTGCCAACAACGACCCTGCTTTATGCGAATTATACCTGGTAGAGGGTGACTCGGCGGGTGGTACAGCTAAACAAGGCCGTAACCGCGAATTCCAGGCGATACTACCCTTACGTGGTAAAATCCTGAACGTGGAGAAAGCTATGGAGCATAAGATTTACGAGAACGAGGAAATAAAGAACATGTTTACCGGCCTGGGTGTAAGCATAGGCACTGCGGAAGATGCCAAGGCACTTAATATGGCGAAACTTCGCTACCATAAAATTGTGGTAATGACGGATGCGGACGTGGATGGATCGCACATTACAACGCTGATCTTAACGTTCTTCTTCCGTTATATGAAGGAACTGATTGAGTACGGCTACATTTACATTGCATCGCCACCGCTTTACCAGGTTAAAAAAGGTAAAGAGTTTGAATACTGCTGGAATGATGAGCAACGCGATACGGCTGTACAACGCCTTAAAGGTGCCGGTAAGGAAGATAGCGTTCATATACAACGTTACAAAGGTTTGGGTGAAATGAACGCTGAACAATTATGGGATACCACCATGAACCCGGCTAACCGTACCCTTAAAAAAGTTAGTATAGAAAACGCCGCCGAGTGCGACCATACTTTCAGTATGCTGATGGGTGATGAAGTTGCCCCACGCCGCGAGTTTATTGAGAAAAATGCTAAATACGCACGTATCGATATATAA